A region of Deinococcus cellulosilyticus NBRC 106333 = KACC 11606 DNA encodes the following proteins:
- a CDS encoding O-acetyl-ADP-ribose deacetylase, which yields MNRIVLHQGDITQLAVDAIVNAANSSLLGGGGVDGAIHRAAGPELVQECRMLHGCKTGDAKITAGYRLPAKHVIHTVGPVWQGGDSNEDALLASCYQKSLELAEKHGLKAIAFPAISTGIYRFPLERATRIALTTTQNFLKSHALPEQVIFVCFSQHDLEVYRQILAEVHPDT from the coding sequence ATGAACCGAATCGTCTTGCATCAGGGAGACATCACACAACTTGCTGTAGACGCCATTGTCAATGCAGCCAATTCCAGCCTGCTCGGAGGTGGAGGGGTCGATGGGGCCATTCACCGGGCCGCAGGACCTGAGCTTGTTCAGGAGTGCAGGATGCTGCATGGCTGCAAAACCGGAGACGCCAAAATCACCGCAGGATACCGGCTTCCTGCAAAGCATGTGATCCACACGGTGGGTCCGGTCTGGCAGGGCGGAGACAGCAACGAAGATGCACTGCTGGCCTCCTGTTACCAGAAAAGCCTGGAACTGGCCGAGAAACATGGCCTGAAAGCCATCGCTTTTCCTGCGATCAGCACAGGAATCTACCGTTTCCCCCTGGAAAGGGCCACCCGCATTGCGCTCACCACCACACAGAATTTCCTTAAAAGCCATGCCCTGCCCGAACAGGTGATTTTCGTGTGCTTCAGCCAGCATGACCTGGAGGTTTACCGCCAGATTCTCGCTGAAGTGCATCCTGACACCTGA
- the pgm gene encoding phosphoglucomutase (alpha-D-glucose-1,6-bisphosphate-dependent), whose protein sequence is MALHELAGKPAPHSILVNIPRLVSSYYTVKPDPQNPAQRVGFGTSGHRGSSFNGTFNEDHILAVSQAVAEYRAQNGITGPLFIGMDSHALSEAAWITAMEVLLANGVKVRVDKGRGYTPTPLVSHAILSHNRGRTEDLADGIVITPSHNPPQDGGFKYNPPSGGPADTNITKVVQERANQILEGGLKDVKRISFEEAFQTAEPFDFVTPYVEQLKEVIDMDAIKRAAVKIGVDPLGGASLETWQAIRDHYGLDLTVVNERIDASFSFMTVDRDGKIRMDCSSPYAMASLIDLKDQFDIAIGNDPDADRHGIVTRDGIMNPNHYLAVCINYLYQHRNWSDDMGVGKTLVSSSIIDRVVQSLGKKLVEVPVGFKYFVDGLLNGTIGFGGEESAGASFQRFDGTAWSTDKDGIILGLLAAEILARTGKSPSQHYQDLEGRFGATAYSRMDAEANVAQKKVLSNLSPELVTATTLAGEPILSKLTRAPGNDEPIGGLKVVTENAWFAARPSGTEDVYKIYAESFKGQAHLEQVMQEAREVVSAAFKAAGL, encoded by the coding sequence ATGGCGCTGCACGAACTGGCTGGCAAACCCGCCCCACACAGCATTCTGGTCAATATTCCCCGTCTGGTGAGCAGTTATTACACGGTCAAACCCGATCCCCAGAACCCTGCCCAGCGGGTGGGTTTCGGCACCAGTGGTCACCGTGGAAGTTCTTTCAATGGCACTTTCAATGAAGACCATATTCTGGCCGTTTCGCAAGCTGTGGCCGAATACCGGGCCCAGAACGGCATCACCGGCCCGCTGTTCATCGGGATGGACAGCCATGCCCTCTCAGAAGCTGCATGGATCACCGCCATGGAAGTGCTGCTGGCCAATGGCGTGAAAGTGCGGGTGGACAAAGGGCGCGGTTACACCCCGACTCCTCTGGTCTCCCACGCCATCCTGAGCCACAACAGGGGCCGCACCGAAGACCTCGCAGATGGCATTGTCATCACCCCCAGCCACAACCCACCCCAGGATGGAGGGTTCAAGTACAACCCCCCATCGGGTGGTCCTGCCGACACCAACATCACAAAAGTGGTGCAGGAACGGGCCAACCAGATTCTGGAAGGTGGACTGAAGGACGTCAAGCGCATCTCTTTTGAAGAAGCGTTCCAGACCGCAGAGCCTTTTGACTTCGTGACCCCTTACGTTGAGCAGCTCAAAGAGGTCATCGACATGGATGCCATCAAGCGTGCTGCAGTGAAAATCGGGGTGGACCCTTTGGGTGGGGCCAGCCTGGAAACCTGGCAGGCCATCCGGGACCACTATGGCCTTGACCTCACAGTGGTCAATGAGCGCATCGATGCCAGCTTCAGCTTCATGACCGTGGACAGGGACGGCAAGATCCGCATGGACTGCTCCAGCCCTTATGCCATGGCCTCCCTGATTGACCTGAAAGACCAGTTCGACATTGCCATTGGCAATGACCCGGATGCAGACCGTCACGGCATCGTGACCCGCGACGGCATCATGAACCCCAACCATTACCTGGCGGTGTGCATCAACTACCTGTACCAGCACCGCAACTGGTCTGATGACATGGGGGTCGGCAAGACCCTGGTGTCGAGCAGCATCATTGATCGGGTGGTACAGTCCCTTGGGAAGAAGCTTGTTGAAGTGCCTGTGGGCTTCAAGTACTTTGTGGATGGCCTGTTGAACGGCACCATTGGCTTTGGGGGAGAAGAGAGCGCCGGAGCTTCCTTCCAGCGTTTCGACGGAACTGCATGGTCCACTGACAAGGACGGCATCATTCTGGGTCTGCTTGCTGCAGAGATTCTCGCCAGAACCGGCAAGAGCCCCTCACAGCACTACCAGGACCTCGAAGGGCGTTTTGGGGCCACGGCCTACTCCCGCATGGATGCAGAGGCCAATGTGGCCCAGAAGAAAGTGCTTTCCAACCTGTCCCCTGAACTGGTCACCGCGACCACCCTGGCAGGTGAACCCATCCTGTCGAAACTGACCCGTGCTCCTGGCAACGATGAACCCATTGGTGGCCTGAAGGTCGTTACCGAAAATGCCTGGTTTGCTGCCCGTCCAAGTGGCACCGAGGACGTGTACAAGATTTACGCCGAGTCCTTCAAGGGACAGGCCCACCTCGAGCAGGTGATGCAGGAGGCCCGTGAAGTGGTCAGCGCTGCCTTCAAAGCCGCTGGATTGTAA
- a CDS encoding CPBP family intramembrane glutamic endopeptidase, protein MSHPVELSGFKRFLRLFALGFVGILSYLPVMMGSLQKLIQQFPEQTPPPLAVLVLVGLLQSALILALMVVLGLWQSRNLGLKSRVLGEVKTPFLKDLPVALVGALGSIVLVAAVYLTFRGAAQSLQQEVNRDLTYTLMGMLYGGLTEELLMRFGLMTALAALFRWMFKNTPLAFILAIVVSSVLFGVLHLPYASTLTALTPQVVAFVVLGNSVAGLVFGTLFWKRNLETAMLAHMGFHVLLSLITWSGLLAG, encoded by the coding sequence ATGAGCCACCCCGTGGAGCTTTCCGGCTTCAAGCGTTTCCTTCGTCTCTTTGCCCTGGGCTTTGTGGGCATCCTCAGTTACCTCCCAGTGATGATGGGTTCCCTCCAGAAACTGATCCAGCAGTTTCCAGAGCAGACCCCACCTCCTCTGGCCGTGCTGGTTCTGGTCGGCCTCCTGCAATCTGCCCTGATTCTTGCTCTGATGGTTGTGCTGGGACTCTGGCAATCCAGAAACCTCGGCCTCAAATCCAGGGTGCTGGGCGAGGTCAAAACCCCCTTCCTGAAAGATCTTCCAGTGGCATTGGTCGGTGCACTGGGCAGCATTGTGCTGGTGGCTGCGGTGTACCTGACTTTCCGGGGTGCAGCCCAGTCTTTACAGCAGGAGGTCAACCGGGACCTGACCTACACCCTGATGGGCATGCTTTATGGGGGCCTCACCGAAGAACTGCTGATGCGGTTTGGCCTGATGACGGCACTTGCTGCCCTCTTCAGGTGGATGTTCAAAAACACCCCTCTGGCTTTCATTCTGGCCATTGTGGTCTCCAGTGTGCTGTTTGGGGTTCTGCACCTGCCCTATGCTTCAACGCTCACCGCACTCACCCCACAGGTGGTGGCTTTTGTGGTGCTGGGCAACAGCGTGGCTGGACTGGTCTTCGGGACCCTCTTCTGGAAAAGAAACCTGGAAACCGCCATGCTGGCCCACATGGGATTCCATGTGCTGCTCTCCCTGATCACCTGGTCGGGCCTGCTTGCAGGTTGA
- a CDS encoding DUF1648 domain-containing protein has protein sequence MNEFKNDLWAWLVFVLVWGYIVYSFDSLPERVPVHYNFQNVPDRYGSPAEVFVMLVVMVPYFPLLLMNATAMGVKGEQNQQTFGQLQQYARVLLLLLCSGIALGQVLTWQGILDTDAMTRMVFTMIGIFLMLMGNISPRVTRNYFSGFRTAYTLRSDLAWYDVNRKGAYLMTFCGLLVLVLTWVLPGNWPIFGLLGSVGLLFVGGARLNKRARELWEKDPRRIPLDQKPF, from the coding sequence ATGAATGAATTCAAAAATGACCTGTGGGCCTGGTTGGTATTTGTGCTGGTCTGGGGTTACATCGTCTACAGCTTTGACAGCCTTCCAGAGCGTGTTCCTGTGCACTACAACTTTCAGAATGTGCCTGACCGGTATGGCAGCCCTGCTGAAGTCTTTGTGATGCTGGTGGTGATGGTGCCCTACTTCCCTCTGCTCCTCATGAATGCCACTGCAATGGGGGTCAAAGGAGAGCAGAACCAGCAGACTTTTGGGCAACTACAGCAATACGCCCGTGTTCTGTTGCTGCTGTTGTGCTCTGGCATTGCGCTTGGACAGGTGCTCACCTGGCAGGGCATTCTCGACACCGATGCCATGACCAGAATGGTGTTCACCATGATTGGGATCTTCCTGATGCTGATGGGGAACATCTCACCAAGGGTCACCCGCAATTATTTCTCGGGTTTCCGCACGGCCTACACCCTCAGAAGCGACCTCGCCTGGTATGACGTGAACCGCAAAGGGGCCTACCTGATGACTTTCTGTGGCCTTCTGGTGCTGGTTCTCACCTGGGTCTTGCCCGGAAACTGGCCAATTTTTGGGCTGCTGGGCAGCGTTGGCCTGCTTTTTGTGGGTGGTGCCCGACTGAACAAACGGGCCAGAGAACTCTGGGAAAAAGACCCCAGGCGCATCCCGCTGGACCAGAAACCCTTCTGA
- a CDS encoding autorepressor SdpR family transcription factor: MNEVFKALSDPTRREILRVLREGPRTAGEIAELFPLAKSTLSGHFNVLKTAGLVRTEKEGTTITYFLNATVMQDALTQIMGFFKVGDGHE, from the coding sequence ATGAACGAAGTCTTCAAAGCCCTGTCTGATCCCACCCGCAGAGAAATTCTGCGGGTGCTGAGAGAAGGTCCCAGAACAGCAGGAGAAATCGCAGAACTGTTTCCTCTGGCCAAAAGCACCCTCTCCGGGCACTTCAATGTGCTCAAAACCGCTGGACTGGTGCGCACCGAAAAAGAAGGCACCACCATCACCTATTTTCTTAATGCCACCGTGATGCAAGACGCCCTGACCCAGATCATGGGTTTCTTCAAAGTGGGAGACGGCCATGAATGA
- a CDS encoding alpha/beta hydrolase family protein, whose translation MYRTILTTLVLTSSALAASENLSLPSGGFDLKGTLQLPEGTGPFPVALIIAGSGPTDRDGNNPLAGKNNSLKLLAEGLAQNGIASLRYDKRGIGESAKADLKEEDQRFDDFIQDASNWLDLLKKDGRFNRYFVLGHSEGALIGLAVAKQNPVDRYVSISGTGSNAADILLTQLKPQLPAPLFDASADLIAKLRKGETGEMPDPALASLFRPSVQPYLISWFKHDPAALIAGLNTPTLIVQGARDLQVTVADAQKLHAAQPKAQLLILPTMNHVLKSVSEDPQDNLAAYSNPDLPLSDGLLQGIVEFLK comes from the coding sequence ATGTATAGAACCATCCTCACCACCCTTGTCCTGACCAGCAGTGCGCTTGCTGCTTCGGAAAACCTCAGCCTGCCCAGCGGAGGCTTTGACCTCAAAGGCACCCTGCAACTTCCAGAAGGCACGGGCCCCTTCCCTGTGGCCCTGATCATCGCAGGCTCTGGTCCCACAGACCGGGACGGCAACAACCCACTGGCAGGCAAGAACAACAGCCTGAAACTGCTGGCAGAAGGGCTGGCTCAGAACGGCATTGCCTCCCTGCGCTACGACAAACGTGGCATTGGGGAAAGCGCAAAAGCAGACCTGAAAGAAGAAGACCAGCGTTTTGATGACTTCATTCAGGACGCCAGCAACTGGCTGGACCTGCTGAAAAAAGATGGACGTTTCAACCGGTACTTTGTGCTGGGCCACAGTGAAGGTGCACTGATTGGTCTGGCCGTCGCAAAGCAGAACCCTGTGGACCGATATGTGTCCATCTCTGGAACGGGCAGCAATGCCGCTGACATCCTGCTCACCCAGCTCAAACCCCAGCTTCCTGCCCCCCTGTTTGACGCCAGTGCGGACCTGATTGCAAAACTTCGCAAAGGGGAGACCGGAGAGATGCCCGACCCTGCCCTGGCCTCCCTGTTCCGCCCTTCGGTGCAGCCCTACCTGATTTCCTGGTTCAAACATGATCCCGCAGCGTTGATTGCTGGCCTGAACACCCCCACCCTGATTGTGCAGGGCGCACGGGACCTTCAGGTGACTGTGGCAGACGCCCAGAAACTCCATGCTGCGCAGCCGAAAGCCCAGCTCCTGATCCTCCCCACCATGAACCACGTGCTGAAGTCGGTCTCTGAAGATCCACAGGACAACCTCGCGGCCTACAGCAATCCAGACCTTCCCCTCTCTGACGGTCTGCTGCAAGGTATCGTAGAATTCTTGAAATAA
- a CDS encoding DUF4344 domain-containing metallopeptidase: MAFSRWSSRILLLLALGTGSASAQLVLTFDKGKTKTHQSIQQVLSKSQYLTDVTAYFNDQIKFPRKLKVHFLSCNEDNAYYNPDRPAIEMCYELVQTYSKLEEKGTSKEDKMLNATVFTLLHELGHALIDQLRLPATGREEDAVDQFATLALLSLEDEPGIYSGLHQFLSDAELEEEGDLDFSDSHSLNMQRMYDMACLVYGSNPKKFKTIPKEYDLPKERSSNCQEEHEDARYAWNTILRPFLKSPKKGLL; the protein is encoded by the coding sequence ATGGCCTTTTCACGCTGGTCTTCCCGAATTCTGCTCTTGCTGGCACTGGGCACGGGTTCTGCTTCGGCACAACTGGTCCTCACTTTTGACAAAGGGAAAACCAAAACCCACCAGTCCATTCAGCAGGTGCTTTCCAAAAGCCAGTACCTCACGGACGTGACCGCTTACTTCAATGACCAGATCAAATTTCCCCGCAAATTGAAAGTGCATTTTCTGTCCTGCAACGAAGACAACGCCTATTACAACCCGGATCGGCCTGCCATCGAAATGTGCTATGAACTGGTCCAGACCTACAGCAAGCTCGAAGAAAAAGGCACCAGCAAAGAAGACAAAATGCTGAATGCCACCGTGTTCACCCTCCTGCACGAACTGGGCCATGCCCTGATTGACCAGTTGCGTTTGCCCGCTACAGGCAGGGAAGAGGATGCTGTGGACCAGTTCGCCACCCTGGCCTTGCTGTCCCTGGAAGATGAGCCGGGAATCTACAGTGGCCTCCACCAGTTCCTCTCAGATGCAGAACTCGAAGAAGAGGGAGATCTGGATTTCTCTGATTCCCACTCCCTGAACATGCAGCGCATGTACGACATGGCCTGTCTGGTTTACGGCAGCAACCCGAAAAAATTCAAAACCATTCCAAAAGAGTATGACCTGCCGAAAGAGCGTTCCAGCAACTGCCAGGAAGAGCATGAGGATGCCAGATATGCCTGGAACACCATTCTCAGGCCCTTTCTGAAAAGCCCGAAGAAGGGGCTGTTGTAA